TCTTCTGTAAGGACAGCATAAGATTCCACTTGGAATGAGTTTGTGGCACTTGGTGCCTTAACGCTAGATACAATGACAACACATTCAGTGCTTTCTACTATGCACATATTCTAGATGATGTCTGTAAGAGAGTTCAAATTAGAGTGCAGTACATTGCAGAAGGAGCCATAGGAAATGAACGTTTTGTGAGGCAGTATGCTTAATATGTACAGACTGGCTGACTGAAAATGcttgaatgaaataaaatgtgttattgcatAGATCACACAAGCAATACATTTAACTGATTACATGATGCACATGCAGCTGAGTTAACCAACTGTCAGTAAGTTTGAAATCAAAGTGGTAAATACCAGGTTTACTGGTTTAATCACTGATTTAAATCTCCACATGATCATCACAAGCACAGGGTTGGTTACTTGGTCAGTGTAACTTGGTCAGTTACGGGACATGATATAGTGTAaaggtaataaataaaacaacaaataacaaaacaataaaatggcCAGAGCAACCCTGTGGTACATGTCTTACGGTAAGACAATTTGTTTTAAGGCACCGGTGGTGGCGCATAGCTGCCCCGATATTAATACTTGAGCCTCCAGGCCACAAAAACAGCAGAGATGCCAACAGCTGCAGCTGCAATAAGGTGTGGTTTAGACAGAAATCGGTGGAGCGCTCCCTGGGACTCGTCCCTCTGCTCTGATCGAGGGAGGTTAATCTGGCCTGAAGCATTTAATTCTGACTCTTGAAAATTAGCTGGGGCTGGCTCTGCATAGGTTGTTAAACCTGCAGTAGGACTAGCCAGATCACTGGCATTATTTCCCTTTATGCACTGTGAGCTGACCTGGATGTGCAAGCTAGGTTGATGTTCAGAAACAGACTGAACAAGACCCTCACTTTCACTATTGCGGCTTAAGCCTATTGCAGTTGCTCCAACCATGCTTGGAGGCTGACCATTGAGATTTTGGATTGATGGCCCTTCAGAAACTTCAACAATATGCACTCTTGTCCCTGGCTCTGTCTGCAAACTTTGACAGAAAGACTCATAGTGGTCCTCCACTGGCTGATGGGGATAGGAATTCCTATCACCTTCTGGAAAGGAATTTTCCACTGCCCTAGGAATAAGCGTTGGAACAGGGGCTATAGGATCAGAAACACGCTGTGTTGGAACAGTTGTGGTGGAAGAGCTGATCATCAGATCATCAGTAGTGACTGAGACAGACCCGTCAACAGGTTCTTCAGCCCTGTGGGGGTTGGACACAGCTGGTTGGATTGGTGAATGTTCCGTGGTCACATTGCTGATCTGCAGCTGATCAGAACTGACTGAGTATGGTTCCTCTCCTCTTAGGACACCTGGCTTGCTAAAATTCTCGTTTTCTGCTGTGTTGGACAAGCAGCCAGCAACGGCATCTGTAGATGCTGAAGATGAGGCCTGTGCTGTTCCCTGGGATGTTTCCTGAGTCTGGCAGTTTGGCGACACTGCAGGGTGTACCCTCTCTACAACCTGCAGAGTAATATGAAATATGCTGTAGAATGCAGGACAAACACCTTATGTACAAGCCACAGGTTTCTACATGTATATATCAATATCATACAACACACTGGAGTGACAGGTCAGATGTAGTAGCAAGGGAAACAGGACAGGAAGAAGCCTGGGTGGAATAATTTATACTATGGGTTTGACAGGTCTACAATGCATTGCACATGCTAAATATTTTGCTTAAACATACCTGCTGCCGTAATAAATAGGAACTTCACTCAGTAGTAAATAGTTTCTGGAAATTCCTTGTACTGGATTAGCATAAAAAAGTTTTCTATAGACCAACTATAGCACATGGCTACAAGAAATCATTTGTTTTTGGCATTAGTCTATATACTACAATCTACacataataaatcaataatacaTAGGGATGTAACGATACACACTGGTCGTGATTCGATTCACAGTATTGGCTTCACGAGctcaattcaattcgattctcGCAATATTTTgagcaaaattaaagaaaaattacaactgaaaaaattccatttttatttctgaataatgcaataatgcatTATGCAAAACAATGCAAACAATGTGCATTATTTCAAAATTACTAGAGAGCATTAatactgtaaacaaaatgtactacacaTTCACCATatcttcaaaataaataaataacataaattctCTCAAAAATtttgactgaataaacaaatgtcTGGCCTGGGGACTGAAAATGATCAACTGAAACATTATGAGTTCTGTAGCAGAAATAAGGCTCCAAAGTCTGTACTTTGCTGTTGTTTGAAAGCTAATGAAGAACTCTTTTTAACAGTTATAAAGTGGTCATGTAACCATGTtgacttcacaagtgcagacCTTGCAGGCTCTCCACGGAAGAACGCGTTCACGTGACTAATGTGCTCTCTATATATCTTAACTTTATGGGTTGTGCAGATTGGGACccctggtgttcaaacagtgcaactgcattaaATGCATAATTAACCACAATGTGAATCACATATTTCCATGAtgcacatcatcacatttttgcattgcaATGCATCATGTCACgatgtatcgttacacccctaacaATACATCAAGccctatatattatatattctatatattacCTGATTGATTGTTGGGTTGTTCTGCGAGTCTGGGGCTAAGACAATCCCTGGAGGGTTTGTGTCCTGGACAGGGTGTTTCACAGACCTGGAGCTCTCTACGACTGGAACTTTGCTCTTCTCAGGTGAAGCAGAAGACTGAGAAGTGGTGGCGGGTTTGTTAACCTGGGAGGACGTGGATGTTAGGTTAGTTGGAAGGGCAGGTGCAGCAACTGAGGATGGTCCAGAAGGGGCAGTATTAGTTAGGACACCTGAGATACCCAGTGTGGGTGTTTCTCTAGAGCCAGCTGGGACTTCACTTTTCCCAACAGAGGGGGTCACCTTAGGAGCAGAGACTGGAGAAGGGGGCATTGCATTTGGTGCTAATACCAACAGTGGGGGTTCATCGGGGTGGGCTGGTCCACGAGGAGGCTGTACTGAAACCTCTAGGGCTGGGTCTTCAGTCAAGGCTGGAGAAGCTATGTTACAACAGGACTCTGGGGGAGAATTTATAGGGGCAGAAGCACCTGAGATATCCAGTTTGGATGTCTCTCTGGAGTTGACTGGGACTTCACTTTGCCCAATAGAAGGGGTCAATGTAGGAGCAGAGACTGGAGAAGGGGGCCTTGCATCTGGAGCTAAGACTGACAGAGGGGGTTCAGCATGGTGGGCTGATTCAGGAGGAGGGTGTACTGGACCATCTGGGGCTGAAACTAAAGCAGGGGCTTCAGTCAAGGCTGGAGCAGCTATGTTGGGACCTGGGGGTGAATTTATAGGAGAAGGAGTAGCTGACTGAGCTGAGGCTTCCAGTGAAGGAGTCAGCAAGGGTGGTGTGGAGTGTGGGACATTGTGGATTGTCGCCGTGGTAACTGTTGCTGAAGCTTCTGCTGGAGATGGGGCTGGACTgggtgcagcagcagcaggggcAGGCGCAGGAGCAGGAGGTGCTGCAGGGCTGACAGGTGCAGCAGGAAGAACAGGAGCTGAAGCAGCAGTGGTGGCTGTTCTCTGGGCTGAAAACAGATAAATTAATTGcaagtttataaaaaataaaaaaatataataaaatattgcgTATTGCTTAAATGACAGTTTTGTTGCTTAGAAGAGGGTGAATGTCCGTTGCTGTGCATTAATTATAGAAATGAACTTACTGTGGATTCCCCTTATTCTGTCATAAGCTTCACTGAGCTCATCGGCCAGAGCCCACTGTTCGCATGTCCGCAGTGCTGAGATAAACTGATCAGGCCAGTTCTCTCGTCTGCGTAAGTTGTCAAGCAGCACCATTATAGCACAGTAGTTTCCGGCGGTTTCTCTTTTAGCCTCTATCTCCTCCTGTAACACCAATCAGGATAATTGTAAAAAccattaaaattgttttatgaTATTATAAAATCTTTTAACAACTAAACATCAATTTAGAGCACAAAGTTCGAAAGCGTGTTTTGTACAGTGTGTTGCATGTATTACCCGATCAGAAAGTGTGAGGCAGGGCAAGTAAGCTATGATTTCTCTCGCTCTGACTTTTGAGGCCAAATCACCCATCTTTCTCCTGATAACCTCATTATACAGCCGGTCACCTGCATATGCCATCTTCACACTGTCAGAAATGTAGAATGAGATGTGTAGTTGGTGAGCTAATGCTGATAGAAACATTTAAGTGTATACATTTCCAGTAAATGTAGTACCTGCTTCAGTTTGTCAGATTTTGTAAGGTGAACCTTTTAATTTACTCTCCTCGAACCTGGAtccaaaaatcaaaaacagcACTGGAAAGAAGAGCAGAATGCTTATGTGAGAAATTTTCCATAAATCACCAGCTCTTGCTCTACAACAATGCTATAACGAtgtaataaaattttttgttgGTATGATGTAATGCAGTCAGGGCTGTTCCCTGGAGAGGAAGTGGACtttaaagtgaaagtgaaaatagaGATGCTACACTTCTGAAAACCAAGATTTTCTGGTCAGATTTCCTTTGAAAAGAACATTAAAAGTAATAGCTAAGCAGTCTTAGGCAATAAAAACCACTTAATATgcaagcaaattaaaaaaaattaccaagAAAAGGAAACTTCCTTCAATGGGTGAAAGTCTCTACATGACTGTCTTGATCACCCAGAATCCCCAGAAAAATCCCCATGGTTCAAGGTGTCTTTATAAATGCATGAACTATTTGGGAGGAACAGTAAATAAGTGACTGACTACATGTTTAAATTTACTCAACCTAGGACATAACATAGTTATATCTTACCATCCATATATCTCACCCTCTCTGTTTACGATGTCCTTCTTCTCATATTTAGACCATATTTGGTTAACCTCTACAAACAATGCACCTACATGATGTAACAACTGTGTACTCcctttaatattttgttttaaaattttatttacactttaagTATTCAGTTCATTGTAGTGCATAGACAAGGACTATGGCCAAACAATCCTGATCCTGTTACAAACTATACCAACAATTATTTGAAAAACTGCGAAATATAATGACCTTGAAAGGGAGCAACGATCTTTGGCATTTAGGCATGTTTCTTCACACATGATCGGTGCTATAAGGACCTGGACATCATCCAGTTGGTCACTAATTAATGATTTCCAGCAAAGAGCTACTGTCGGACAAGTTTTTAACCTCTTTGTGTTACAGATTCATATCAGCACACAAAAGCAACTATTAATTAGATTATAATTAATGCGTTTACTTGTGGATTATTATGCTCTATTATAAATCACTATCAACTTTTTCAAAGCACAACTATACATGCATGTTTTGTTCAAGAATTTGGACATCCTCAGCTTTGTATGTGTACATATTTACACGGTTAGTATAATCTGTTATGACAGTCTGTCAGATGGAACAGCTTCTGCCATGTGACAGTTCAGGACTGCCTGATGAATGTGACCGTGATGCCCTTCACACTCCACACATTCATATTCTCTTTCGactatcattctctctctctcacacacacacacacacacacataaatatccTGCCTATTACAGTTAGTCACCAAAGAACATTGATTTTCTCTGCAGAAAGATTCCCTTCTCCCTGTATAAGTGCACTAGATCAAATATGACAATGTTCTCCTGATCATATATAAGGCACTTTAATTCCAATGAGGTTCAGCCCATGTACATAGGTTGTACTaacaacaggaagtgacatttTATCTACATTCTGTTTACTATGAGTGGAAGTGGTTTGGGATAAACAGCAGGCCTTGTCCACTCCCCTATACCTCTCTTATTAACTAGCTTTAAATGCAGACTATCCATAAACATTAATCAACATATAATGTTGAATGATGGCAGAGAGGCGCATTATTCAGGCTAGGAGGAAACGTCAAGGGCAAATGTGGCTAAGTACGTGTGAGACATGTCCTTTAAACGCCTGGGTCACCAATAACTTCTTTAGAGTGTACTTTAAGAACCGAGCGAAGTCGAAAGGACAGAAATAATAGTCTGTCATCTTCATATACTCGCTTTAATAGGTAAGTAAGTGGAGACTGGAGCACAGCTGCATGACTGTATTACCAAAACACCGCCATGTCGGAGATCACAGAGAAGAACAACATGGAGACTGTCGAGCGCAACCCAGTGACGAGCTAAACTTCATTTTATTGTGGACACGTTTATATAAAAGTGTCTCAGTCTCCACATGAGGCTGTGTTTGCCTTGCTGtaatccaaatgtcttcattcGAGGCAGTGAATGCCTCCGGAACTGAGGCGTGGACGACAAACGCAGAAGCCCCATATTACTACTAACAGGAGGCAAAGAAGGTCTGTTGCTGCTGTAAATGAAGAGAAGCTTTCACATACCTTCAGATCGAGACGTGCACGAACTTCCGTCCAAATCAGACTTGACTTTCAATCCGCAGCTTGTCTTCCGCAAGTGCAAGTTAAAACCCCGCCTACAGCGCTGCCTCATTCTCATTGGAGCTCAAAGGCGTCCTGAACTGACATAcattcactgagcactttattaggaacattgTGCTAACACTGGGTAGGGCCTTcatttgctctcaaaacagccttaattcttcatggcatggattccacaaggtgttggaaacattgctttgagattctggtccatgttgacatgattgtaTCACGCAGTtcttgcagatttttcaggtttcaggctttcatgctgcgaatctcccattctaccacatcccaaagatgttcagatctggtgactggaaggccactgaagaacactgaactaaACCCAGTTtaagatgacttttgctttgtgacatggtgcattaacatgctggaagtagccattagaagatgggtagattgtggccatgaagagatgcacatggtcagcaacaatattcaaatatgctgtggcattcaagcgatgattgattggcaTTAACTGGCCCAAAGTGTGTCAAGAaatcattccccacaccattacaccacctccaccagcctggactgttgacaaaAAGCATTGTGGGTCCAcagattcatgctgttggcaccaaattctgatcttaccatctgtgtgcctcagcagaaatcgagattcatcagaccaggctacgtcttcaactgtccagtttgggtgagtctgtgcccactgcagcctcagctaaGAACGTCAATGGCCAGATTTGtaccaggaaggatatagttaCTCAtacaatcactctttacagtcatgatgagcagaaaagcatctcagcatgcaaaACATTGAAAGTTATATTGGATGgcctgcaacagcagaagaccacattgggtttcaCTCCTATtggccaagaacaggaacctgaggctatcatgggcacaggctcacccaaactggacagttgaagattagaaaacaatcacctggtttttttttccagtcttcaactgtccagtttcgctGAGTCAGTGCCCATgctagcctcagattcttgttcttggctgacaggagtggaacctgatgtggtcttctgctgttgtaggtcatccacctcagggtttgatgtgttgtgcattctgagatgcttttctgctcaccacagttgtaaagagtgcttgattgagttaccatagacttcctgtcagctcaaaccagtctggtctttctcctctgatctctcatcagcaagacatttccacccacagaactgtcgttaactcagtattttttgtttttcacaaaaaaaactctagagactgtgtgtgaatcccaggagatcagcagtttctgaaatactcaaaccagctcttGTGTCACCAGCAAGTATACCATGGTTAATATcagagatctttttttttttttttgtagttaaatGTTTGCTCAGTGAGTCATGTACATGCAAACAGGTTTTGTTTAATACAGTGCTCTCACAATTTGACgaatctagaatgtttttgcaagcaAGAGTGGGAAAATggtgccaagtcaagatgtgcagCCAAGTCAAGATGTTTTTCactatttgtatactttgcaatttcacattaaaggtgggaagagttctgacatcatttatcttagtgtcattctttcacttcacaaaaacctgacattttaacaggggtgtgtagactttttctatccagtgtatatataaagtgctgtaattcctacactgacTTGggtgtaaataccctcaaattaaagctgaaagtctgcacttttcatttcattagttAAACTCTGATATACTATGATGGATATATATGAAACTGTCATACTTGGTGATCTAGGGGGGATAGAATCATAATATTAGTTTATTCAGcctttttttaagtatgcacaagagtttttaaattaaatattagtgATAATTGGTATTAGAAGACTAAATATAATGAGGCCACCTCCTCTAACTTACAGATTCCAGCTATCCTCACATATCCACCTGGATGTCTGTTTATCctgcaataaataaacataatttttgCGTGCTTAATATCTGCTTGGCCTTCTGGGTACCTACACAGGTAGTCACCAAATTATTTGCAGAAAGTTCCCAAAAGTTTATTCAGCCATGGTTCCATACCTGTCAAGAAAGAATGCTGTGTATATGAACGAGGAGAAAAGAGTGAAGAACTGGAAGGTAAGTTTCCTCACTGTGAAGCTCCTTTCAACAGCAGCATGTGAACACACCTTCTCTACAAGAGAACTGGATAAATGAACTCAGCTATAGCATATATAGTATCGGAATATCTTTCCACCTACCAAACTCACATAACTTCAGGGCCACTCTGTAAATTATGCacaaaagatgaaaagaatGAGAAGGTAATTAGTATGGTTTACTGGACTACGGATTATAAAATTCTCCCTCAAATCTATGCTGTTTAGGAGCACATAAGGTTTTTACCTGAGACATGATGGTTATTGTGAGGTAGTGCAGCACTGCTCCCAGCATGAAAACCGCTGTGCTGCTGTTTTCACTAAGAAACCAATTTGTGTGCTTAGCAAACTGGGCCACAAGGGCCTGGGC
This sequence is a window from Pangasianodon hypophthalmus isolate fPanHyp1 chromosome 3, fPanHyp1.pri, whole genome shotgun sequence. Protein-coding genes within it:
- the mavs gene encoding mitochondrial antiviral-signaling protein produces the protein MAYAGDRLYNEVIRRKMGDLASKVRAREIIAYLPCLTLSDREEIEAKRETAGNYCAIMVLLDNLRRRENWPDQFISALRTCEQWALADELSEAYDRIRGIHTQRTATTAASAPVLPAAPVSPAAPPAPAPAPAAAAPSPAPSPAEASATVTTATIHNVPHSTPPLLTPSLEASAQSATPSPINSPPGPNIAAPALTEAPALVSAPDGPVHPPPESAHHAEPPLSVLAPDARPPSPVSAPTLTPSIGQSEVPVNSRETSKLDISGASAPINSPPESCCNIASPALTEDPALEVSVQPPRGPAHPDEPPLLVLAPNAMPPSPVSAPKVTPSVGKSEVPAGSRETPTLGISGVLTNTAPSGPSSVAAPALPTNLTSTSSQVNKPATTSQSSASPEKSKVPVVESSRSVKHPVQDTNPPGIVLAPDSQNNPTINQVVERVHPAVSPNCQTQETSQGTAQASSSASTDAVAGCLSNTAENENFSKPGVLRGEEPYSVSSDQLQISNVTTEHSPIQPAVSNPHRAEEPVDGSVSVTTDDLMISSSTTTVPTQRVSDPIAPVPTLIPRAVENSFPEGDRNSYPHQPVEDHYESFCQSLQTEPGTRVHIVEVSEGPSIQNLNGQPPSMVGATAIGLSRNSESEGLVQSVSEHQPSLHIQVSSQCIKGNNASDLASPTAGLTTYAEPAPANFQESELNASGQINLPRSEQRDESQGALHRFLSKPHLIAAAAVGISAVFVAWRLKY